DNA sequence from the Neomonachus schauinslandi chromosome 16, ASM220157v2, whole genome shotgun sequence genome:
GGCTCACTCTCCCATTTTCCTCAGATTTCTGCACAAATATGTTATTAAACAAGTCTCCCTAACACACTCTCTATAAAATAGTAAACCTCCTCTTTCCTCGCCACCACAATCTTCCCTTCTCCACATTATTGGTTTCTGAAGCAGTTGTCACCACCTGAAGTACAGTATATGTCATTATTATCTGCTTTCTCCTTTCGAATGTTCACAGCTGTGTCCCCAGATCCCAGAATAGTACCCGACCCAGAGCAGTTGCTCACTAAATGGATGAACCCAAGAGCACTTCTCCTTCCAGAACTGGAATCATTCCTTCCACGCATTATGTTTCCATATCTAATTTTgatcccctgcccccacctcccttccctctgcctagtGACCAGCTGTTTGAAAAGATTTCAGGCCTCAGACTTCACTCTTCTCAACTAACTACACTTTTCTGGACTCCTCACTGGTCTCTGCGCCTCTCCCTTCATCCCCACCCACCCTTCTTTCATTCGACCTACCTCTTCGCAATTACCAAGAATACTCCTGTTTCTTTCACGTCTCAGGTTCTTTTGCCAAGAATGCCCTCGCAATGTCTCCTTGTAGCAAACTCCTAACCATTCCTCAGGGCTCGGTTTAGGTCtcacctcctccgggaagccttccTGGCGTCTTGGAGGCTCCCAGGGTCTAGGCGGCTTCTTTACCACCCTAAGCTGTCACTGTCGGAGCCTAGATCCGTGTCCCCACACCACCCCCTTAACTGCCTCAGGGCAGGGACGGATCTGTTTGACCCCCATGTCCCGAGCACCTAGCTCCACTTGCGGAATGAATGAAAGATGGCTGGGGAGGAGCCCAGACACAAGGCGGAGTCTGGTGACAAATGAGAGGGTGTGGCCTACGCCAATAAAAAACTCTCGGAGAGGTAACGTGGAAGAGGAGCCAATGAGACGGGGAGATAGAGGAGGGGCGTGACCTGCAGCCAATAAGTGGCggaggatggggcagggggcGTGGCCAATGGAGGGCGGAGCCAGAGGACAATGGAGGTGGGGGTTCCCGGTTAGATGAGTAGGGGTCGTGTCGCGAGCCTTCGCGGCCtctagggggtgggggggttccgTCCGCGTACCGCGCCCCCACCTGTTCGCTCCTCTTCTCGCCACCGCCGTTCCCGCTCCGCAACACCAGTCGCCAGCCGCCCAGCCCGCGGGAGCCGATCGCCGGTGACGCACGCACTCGGGCGCGCGCACGCTCACGCGAAGGCGCGCCTATTCACGTCAAATTCGGCGGCGGCGAGCACCCGAGAACACAGCTATGGGTGGTGCCAGGCAGAGCAGAGGGGGGCGGTGTCCGCCACAAAGTCACGCCCCTGGGCGCGGCGTTACCTTAAGCCCGCCCCCTCCACGAGGACCCGGCGGGTTTCAGCGCTTCAGGTACTAGTCGGCCTTCAAAGTCAGGGCCTCGACACACAAGCTCACTGCCCTGGCGCGGATAGATGGGGCTGAAGTCCACCTATGGCGGCAGAAGCTCGGTTACTTGGGAACGCAGTCCATACCGGGCTGATGTCAGGATAGGTGAGGTGCAGCCCATATATGAGGACTGGAGCCAGGATACCTTAGGCGTTTAACTGAGCGTGGACCCCCTAATCATCGCACTTTTATTTTATCCCCTCTTCCCCCAATACACAATTCAGGCGTCCGGGGGCCGTCCCTGTATCCGGAGGGCAGCCGGGCGTCAGGCACAGGGCCCCGAGGGAAGGCAGGAGGACAGCGCAGGAGCAGGTGCTGGGACGAGGCTGAAGAGTGCGCGGCGACCGGCAGAGGGCGAGGGCTGTGGGCCCACCTGCAAGGAGCTGAGTGCGGCCAGGCGCTGCTCCCGCGACACGTCCCCGCGCAGGTCCAAGAGGGCAGAGACATGATCCTCGCTACGGGGACACCAGAGAGCTGTGTGTCAGCTCCGCCCCGCTCTTCCCGAAtccatcctcccctccctctcccccctccccacaccagaACCACTCTTCGCACCTCACGTCTGGAAATTTTTGTCGCAGGCCTGCCACCTCGAGGCCAAGCAGCATGGGGTCGCGGAGGTTCAGCAgatcccgcagagcgaggagcacTGGCGCGCACTGAACACTCTCCTCCAGGCCCTGAGCACCGCGGGGTAGGTCTCGCGTTCGCCCTCGACCTCCACCCAACCACTGATATTCCCGCTCATCTGCTCGCCTAATGAACTCTCACCAAGCCAAGGAAAAGTTCCCGAAGCTGGGCCGCGTCTTGCTGCAGGCGCTCGGCCGCCTGGGTCCTCTCGTCGGCTCCTCGGCACACCAGGCGGCCCTGCATCAGCGCACGCAGGTATTGCAGTACTACCGTACGTTCCGCCTCGGCCAGGAGCAGCTGCGGAGAGCGCAGTGGGTTCAGCATGCCTTTCCCATGGGGCTTCCCTACTCCCCAGCCTTTCTCTTAAACGCACCTGGGCCGCAGGATTCCTCACGCGCCTAAAATCCTGGCAGAAGCGCGCCGTCCGCTCGCACACATCGTCCAGCAGCTCTGGGCTCGACAGCCACCGGCGTGAGGGCAGAGCCGCGAacaggggctgggggttggggcagaAATGGGGTTGAAGGAACGATCCAGAACTAGCATTCCGCCTGCAGAGACGCACACCCATATATGCTGtatctcctcccccccaccccaatccccaCTTGAAGCCTTACCTGGAGCTCCGCCAGCAGCGCCTCCAACACCAGGCGGCAGATCCTCCTCTGCAACTCGTCCAGCGCTGTCTCCACCGGAGCCAAAGCTCCTGAAGCCGCCCCGTCGGGCTGCAGGACCGACACGGAGGAGCTGGACGGACCAAAACTTAAGGCTTCAGGACCAAGGCCAAGGCCCTCGCGGTCGTCGGTTGTCTAGCCACTCTGACGCCACCTAGTGGTGCAAGTGTGTGGCGGGAGGGGGCAAGAATGGCGGCTCTCTGCACTTCTGTAGATCTGGGGCTTGGACTGAGGATGGGAGTGGTGGGCTCAGACAGCTAGAAGGAACCCAACCAGATGTGCCTCTAGTTCGCAGTGTGACTTCGAGCAAATCATGTCTTTTGATTTCTGTTTGGGTAAGGGAAGAGTTTAATCCCAGCCAGGAGGGATTCAAACACATTAACTTGTTtgttctctctgcccccaccccaaagaaCATAAGACCCAAGAGGAaggggatttttttctgttttgttcacaacTGTAACCTCAGACATTACGTGGCACAGAGTAGGGCCTTGATAAGTATgtgttggataaatgaatgaatgaataattggtACTGTCAGGCAAGCACTGATAGGTACTTCACACCTGTTATATGATTCTCAGAATGTACCATTATTACCTACACATAATACTGATAAGAAAAACGAGATTCAGAAAGATTAGGtaactcatccaaggtcacacagttagcaaTTAGTAGAACTAGGATTGGACTCTCAGAGCCATGTGAGTCTAAAATTTCTGATGACCTAGTGTGGACTGGGTCCATACCTAATTGGGGTTCAGTCAGGGGTTCTGTGGGGGAGGCTTCTGGTACCTGAGTGCTGACTGGTGGTTGAGGGTGGCCAGTAGGTAGGGCACATAATGAGGAGGCATTGCTTCCCCCCTGGCGTGGTCTCGGGAGAATCGGATCAGAGCATCACTAAAGCTGCAAAGGGCAGAGGTAGTTCCTGTACCTGTCACTGTGGCGCCCCCACAACTTGAGTCCCTGGtactccagccccacctccaagAAACCCAAGACCCTGTTTTGAAGAAGCCCTTTCCCCCTGGTGTGCCTTATTCACTCAGAGCCCCCTTGGGCTGCCCCAGGAGCAGGGCTAGGGGCTGGACGTGGGTCAGTGCCTTGGCAGACCTCCTCAGGAACGTGCCCAGTTCCGAGAGCGCCATGCCCTGCACCCGCTGCTGCAGTGACTCGCTGACCAGGCTGCTCACGCGAATGTTCTCTTCCAGGATCTGCAGGCAGCAACGGGTGGCCATCAGCAGAGTCCTAgtccttttctcctcccctttccctctggggGCTTCCCACCTGCCTGgcctcttcccacccacctgcAGCACTATGGCCGGCATAGGTGAGTGGTAGAAGCCAGAAGAGTCTGTGCCAGGTTCCTGCTCTCGGTTCCACTCAGCTACCTCCCCATCCAGTGCCTTCTGCAGCCACTGGGCCACATTtgcctggaggaaggggcaaagggggGCAGGATGTAGCAGAGCACTGATATTGCTAGAGACAGGTAGACATGCGACTCTGCAGATACAGGCCCACAGCTGGTGGCAGAGCTTCTCTGTACCTGGGCCCCAACTACTCACCTGGATTTGGGCCACAAATGTTGCCTCCAGCTGTTCAATGTTCTCCGGGGTCAGGAGGGGCTCCAGCTGAGACACGTCAGCCTCAGGCCCCAACTCTAGGCTCCCCATCATTTCTGGCCTGCAGATGGGTAGCCCAGTGTCACTCTGAGCCCCCAGCCTCTGATCCACCCACTTCCCGATGCCCCGAGGGTGCTGACCCCAGGTACACATGCAGTGCCCAGTGCAGCAGGGTGAAGGCATCAGCAGCTCCTAGCTCAGGCCCTCCCAGGAGCTGCTGCAGGCAGCGGCGCAGTCCACTGTGCAGGGTGTGGGCCCACAGCTGGACCACCTTGTAGTGCGGTGGGCAGCAGGGTGCTACTAGTGCTTCAGCTATGGCCAGCTCGGCCGGTAAAGCCACCCGCAGAGCCTCCAGCCACCCTGCCAGGGCCCCCGGCTCAGGCAGGAGAGGCGTCCCAAAGTGGGTCCTGTCCAGGCCCTGCTGTAATGCCTGCAGACAGCGCTGCCGCCAGCCCCTGGGGGCCAGCTCCAGGGAGGCTGTGTACCCAGCATCCACCTCCGCCACACGCACGGCAGCCACCAGCTGGGCTGGGTCCTCCCGCGCCAGCCGCCCTGCGGCCCCTGCAGCCGCCTCCACCGCCTGGCCCAGAGCCTCAGCCAGGGGGCCCAGCCCCTCGAAGACTGCCAACTCCAGGCCCCCCAGAGGTGCCCACGTCTCCTCTTGCAGCTGCTCCAGCTCCCGAAGGCACACATATGCCTCCAAGAGCTGCCTGGCATCAATCAGGCTCCGCGCGTGGGCCACTGCGGCTGGCACtaaacagggaggagaggaaacagCCCTGAGTCTCAAACCTCCCCCCATACAACGGGTGCAGCGGTGGGTGCTGAGGCCCTAGGGCTGCAGTGAGGTGTCAAGTGTTCAGTAACGAGTACAGCAGAGCACCGACTAATCTGAAAGGACCCAGGGAAGGGCCTAGAGACCCGGCGGGCCAGGTGTAAATTTTTGAGCTGATGGAATAAGAGGAAGCCAGGGATCCTGGAGGCAAGGCAGTGTGGAATTCACGGGGCCATGCTAGTGGCTATTTAATACTTCAATAAGTTAGCAACCAGGGAGGTCAGAGCCACTTGGCTGAGTCTCAGTCCTGATCCACACAACTCATACTTGAGAATCCCAGAATGAGCCAATTTGTATCCTGCTTCACACGCCATTCGAAGCCTGAATTACTCTCTGGAAGGTCCCTG
Encoded proteins:
- the EXOC3L1 gene encoding exocyst complex component 3-like protein, which gives rise to MDSATKDEMQPSLPPGPEWPEQERAERLARGAALKWASGIFYRPEQLARLGQYRSREVQRTCSLEARIKSVVQSYLEGVKTGVWQLAQASEAVQGAREALGQAHRLLQGAAEATQTLRPLREQVVQHKQLQVLSQLLPRLWAVPAAVAHARSLIDARQLLEAYVCLRELEQLQEETWAPLGGLELAVFEGLGPLAEALGQAVEAAAGAAGRLAREDPAQLVAAVRVAEVDAGYTASLELAPRGWRQRCLQALQQGLDRTHFGTPLLPEPGALAGWLEALRVALPAELAIAEALVAPCCPPHYKVVQLWAHTLHSGLRRCLQQLLGGPELGAADAFTLLHWALHVYLGPEMMGSLELGPEADVSQLEPLLTPENIEQLEATFVAQIQANVAQWLQKALDGEVAEWNREQEPGTDSSGFYHSPMPAIVLQILEENIRVSSLVSESLQQRVQGMALSELGTFLRSFSDALIRFSRDHARGEAMPPHYVPYLLATLNHQSALSSSVSVLQPDGAASGALAPVETALDELQRRICRLVLEALLAELQPLFAALPSRRWLSSPELLDDVCERTARFCQDFRRVRNPAAQLLLAEAERTVVLQYLRALMQGRLVCRGADERTQAAERLQQDAAQLRELFLGLGLEESVQCAPVLLALRDLLNLRDPMLLGLEVAGLRQKFPDVSEDHVSALLDLRGDVSREQRLAALSSLQVGPQPSPSAGRRALFSLVPAPAPALSSCLPSGPCA